A window of Ignavibacteriales bacterium contains these coding sequences:
- a CDS encoding SDR family oxidoreductase gives MNSRVLVTGGAGFIGSHLVDEFLLQGYSVRVIDNFSTGSRNNIRHVLGEVELIEGDIRDYQTVLKAVKNIDIIVHQAALPSVPRSVSDPITTNDVNVNGTLNLLWAAVEAGTEKFLFASSSSIYGNSVELPKHEKLCPCPLSPYAVSKLTAENYCKVFSNTYGLRTICLRYFNVFGPRQDPASEYSAVIPKFINMIADDKQPIIYGDGLQSRDFTFVKNVVKGNLLAIKSSAEKNLIMNCACNVSITINQLVEEINGILGKNAAPIYWESRTSDVKHSYADIKLALEKISYRPEIQFREGLEITVNSMLNK, from the coding sequence ATGAATTCTCGAGTATTGGTTACAGGAGGAGCTGGATTTATCGGTTCTCATTTGGTTGATGAATTTTTGCTTCAAGGATATTCAGTTAGAGTAATTGATAATTTCTCTACAGGCAGCAGGAATAATATTAGACACGTTTTAGGTGAGGTTGAACTAATTGAAGGAGATATCCGAGATTATCAAACAGTTCTTAAAGCGGTAAAGAATATTGATATCATTGTTCATCAAGCAGCTTTACCATCAGTTCCAAGATCCGTATCTGATCCAATTACAACCAACGATGTTAATGTAAATGGGACACTTAATTTATTATGGGCAGCTGTAGAAGCCGGTACCGAGAAATTTCTGTTTGCATCATCTTCATCAATCTATGGCAATAGTGTGGAACTTCCAAAACATGAAAAATTGTGCCCGTGTCCATTATCTCCATATGCTGTTTCTAAGTTAACAGCAGAGAATTATTGTAAGGTATTTTCGAATACGTATGGGTTGAGAACAATTTGTCTGCGATATTTTAATGTATTCGGGCCGCGACAAGATCCGGCTTCAGAATATTCTGCAGTCATTCCAAAATTTATTAATATGATTGCTGACGATAAACAACCGATTATATATGGTGATGGATTACAATCTCGCGATTTCACTTTTGTGAAGAATGTTGTCAAAGGAAATTTATTGGCAATTAAAAGTAGTGCTGAAAAAAATCTGATAATGAATTGTGCTTGTAATGTATCAATTACTATTAATCAACTGGTGGAAGAAATAAATGGGATCTTGGGTAAAAATGCTGCGCCTATTTACTGGGAAAGCAGAACTTCAGATGTAAAACATTCATACGCGGATATTAAATTAGCTCTGGAAAAAATTTCCTATAGACCCGAAATTCAATTTAGAGAAGGTTTGGAAATAACCGTAAATAGTATGCTTAATAAATAA
- a CDS encoding Gfo/Idh/MocA family oxidoreductase, with product MKNFALIGIAGYIAPRHLKAIKETGNHLVAAVDPHDSAGILDKYFYDVSFFTEFERFDRHLEKLRRKDDPQKVDYISICSPNHLHDAHIRFALRIGADAVCEKPLVINPWNLDALQEIENETGNKVYNVLQLRVHDSLKNLKQKLSTQKANSKYDVVLTYITSRGPWYYYSWKGTIEKSGGIATNIGIHFFDMLIWLFGEEISSEVYLSQPNKMSGFLELKNANVKWFLSIDRKDLPIEMENTGNNTYRSVTINEEEIDFTHGFEDLHTQIYKDILTGCGFGIDDARPSIKAAYNIRHAKISEKIKYIHPLALKIIKSTKGII from the coding sequence ATGAAAAATTTTGCCCTCATTGGAATAGCAGGTTATATAGCACCCAGGCACTTGAAAGCAATAAAGGAAACTGGAAACCATCTTGTTGCTGCCGTTGACCCGCATGATTCTGCTGGTATTTTAGATAAGTATTTTTATGATGTTAGTTTTTTCACCGAATTTGAGAGATTTGACAGACATTTGGAGAAATTAAGAAGGAAAGATGATCCTCAAAAAGTAGACTATATTAGTATTTGTTCTCCCAACCATTTGCATGATGCACATATCAGATTTGCATTACGTATTGGGGCCGATGCTGTATGCGAGAAACCTTTGGTGATTAATCCATGGAATCTTGATGCATTGCAAGAGATAGAAAATGAAACGGGCAATAAGGTATATAATGTTTTACAACTAAGAGTTCATGATTCACTGAAAAATTTAAAACAAAAACTATCAACACAAAAAGCAAATTCAAAATATGATGTTGTTCTGACCTATATTACATCAAGAGGCCCATGGTATTATTATTCTTGGAAGGGTACTATCGAAAAATCCGGAGGAATTGCTACGAATATTGGTATCCATTTTTTTGATATGTTAATTTGGTTATTTGGAGAAGAAATATCCAGCGAAGTATATTTATCCCAGCCGAATAAGATGAGCGGATTCTTAGAATTAAAAAATGCTAATGTAAAGTGGTTCCTGTCAATTGATCGCAAGGACTTACCAATTGAAATGGAAAACACGGGAAATAATACTTATAGATCTGTAACAATTAATGAAGAAGAAATAGACTTTACACATGGTTTCGAGGATTTACATACTCAGATTTATAAAGATATCTTAACGGGTTGCGGATTCGGAATTGATGATGCAAGACCGTCTATAAAAGCAGCATATAATATCAGGCATGCAAAAATTTCTGAAAAGATAAAATATATACATCCATTGGCATTAAAAATAATTAAATCCACGAAAGGCATTATATAA
- a CDS encoding class I SAM-dependent methyltransferase: MKHQSLVNKNIIRKIIDVIFFPLRALFIPEESKFFLTSLRNERFEKVAGFCEGRVLDVGCGRGNLFIKKYIGEDRGIGIDLYEYEGVEIVLKDFIVLPFGNDTFDTLTLIAVGGHIPKCDRDAEFKEFARVLKSGGKLIMTEGEPITQFLTHKWRKFSYLLVGKTDMDSERGMKDDEEFCMPFHDIFHYLNKPPLKFSKRIKFMWGLNNIYIAQKH, from the coding sequence ATGAAACACCAAAGTTTAGTTAATAAAAATATAATTAGAAAAATTATTGATGTAATTTTTTTCCCTTTAAGAGCACTTTTTATTCCCGAAGAAAGTAAGTTCTTTTTAACATCATTAAGAAATGAAAGATTTGAGAAAGTGGCTGGCTTTTGTGAAGGAAGAGTACTTGATGTCGGATGCGGGAGAGGTAATTTGTTTATCAAAAAATACATTGGTGAAGACCGAGGAATAGGAATTGATTTATATGAATATGAGGGAGTAGAAATTGTATTAAAAGATTTTATTGTTTTACCTTTTGGTAATGATACGTTTGACACGTTGACTTTAATCGCCGTGGGGGGTCATATACCTAAGTGTGATAGAGATGCAGAATTTAAGGAATTTGCAAGGGTGTTAAAATCCGGCGGTAAATTAATTATGACTGAAGGAGAACCGATTACCCAATTCCTAACACATAAATGGAGAAAATTTTCGTATTTACTCGTCGGGAAAACAGATATGGATTCTGAAAGGGGGATGAAGGACGATGAGGAATTTTGTATGCCTTTCCACGATATTTTTCATTATTTAAATAAACCTCCTCTGAAATTTTCAAAAAGAATTAAATTTATGTGGGGATTGAACAATATATATATAGCTCAAAAACATTAA
- a CDS encoding GNAT family N-acetyltransferase produces MLNFIEINDENSRLWNSFIFSHTDASYSHLYEWKKILEESYSLKTKYFGALNNNDLTAVLPVTVIKLPFNKSIGCSLPFLGCAGLLKNEKFFTINDFFLNVTKILDVKSLEVRRIDRKVKESKAGIYTLKLLLPGNSSVLWENLDPKVRNQIRKAQKSGLTAEWGIDQLDQFYRVYARNMHDLGTPVHSKKFFIKIILYLKENVDILCIRKDSKVIASMFLIKFRDCLSDPWASSDKEYLSYCPNMLMYWEALKYGCENRFIEFDFGRSHIDAGTYKFKTQWGAQPIPLIYDLYSFDNRERESAITSYRGKKAALFSHIWKHIPFKITLWLGPKLRKYIP; encoded by the coding sequence ATGCTTAATTTTATTGAAATCAATGATGAAAATTCGCGTCTTTGGAATAGTTTTATCTTTAGTCATACTGACGCATCTTACTCACATTTATATGAATGGAAAAAGATTCTGGAAGAATCCTATTCATTAAAGACAAAATATTTCGGTGCTTTAAACAATAATGATTTAACAGCTGTTCTTCCGGTCACCGTTATTAAATTGCCTTTTAACAAGTCAATAGGTTGTTCACTCCCGTTTTTAGGCTGCGCAGGTTTACTTAAGAACGAAAAATTTTTCACAATAAATGATTTTTTTCTAAACGTAACTAAAATTCTGGATGTTAAAAGTCTTGAAGTAAGAAGGATTGATCGTAAAGTAAAAGAATCAAAAGCTGGGATATACACATTAAAATTATTGCTGCCTGGTAATTCTTCCGTTCTTTGGGAAAATTTGGATCCAAAAGTGAGAAACCAAATTAGAAAAGCTCAAAAGTCCGGATTAACCGCTGAGTGGGGTATTGACCAACTTGATCAGTTCTATAGAGTCTATGCAAGAAATATGCATGATTTGGGTACGCCTGTTCATAGTAAAAAATTTTTTATAAAAATTATTCTTTATTTAAAAGAAAACGTTGATATTCTTTGTATTAGAAAAGATAGTAAAGTAATTGCATCAATGTTTCTTATTAAGTTCCGTGATTGTTTATCAGATCCTTGGGCATCTTCTGATAAAGAATATCTAAGCTATTGCCCGAATATGTTAATGTATTGGGAAGCACTTAAATATGGTTGTGAAAACAGGTTCATCGAATTTGATTTCGGAAGAAGTCATATTGACGCCGGTACTTATAAATTTAAAACGCAATGGGGAGCCCAACCAATACCGCTTATCTATGATTTATATTCATTTGATAATAGGGAAAGAGAATCCGCAATTACATCTTATCGCGGTAAGAAAGCTGCACTATTCAGTCATATATGGAAACATATTCCATTTAAAATTACTTTATGGCTTGGACCAAAATTAAGAAAGTATATACCATAG
- a CDS encoding lysylphosphatidylglycerol synthase transmembrane domain-containing protein, which produces MEKKKYIKWFQIFGIILFIIILTRLDFGRIENQLIHFKWVWLSVYALSLILMLLFKVLRWGTALSRQGINYSISKVFAINAITSFWGIVTPGRLGEFGKVLFLQKDNYSFAKSSVSIIIDRLYDITILLFLGIFSLVYFFSLLDPNIGIFVTIFILIIGCLILIYFLKKDLRDLLKKAVKFFLSKEKYNKLAKEWNIFKSDFGTVFSSTIVPMFLYSILAYLCYYVQIYVVALGFGVNISFIYLGLCSSLAALISLIPISIGGLGTREVVFLFLLSKVSISSETAVLISFIDGGVFAVIITGLLALISHFLLELKYR; this is translated from the coding sequence ATGGAGAAAAAAAAATATATCAAATGGTTTCAAATTTTCGGAATCATTTTATTTATTATAATTCTAACAAGACTTGATTTCGGTAGAATTGAGAATCAACTAATTCATTTTAAATGGGTATGGTTAAGCGTTTATGCATTAAGCTTGATTCTAATGTTGCTGTTCAAAGTGTTGAGATGGGGGACAGCCCTCTCGAGACAGGGGATTAATTATTCTATCAGTAAAGTTTTTGCTATTAATGCAATCACATCTTTTTGGGGAATTGTAACGCCAGGTAGACTTGGTGAGTTTGGGAAAGTATTGTTTTTGCAGAAAGATAATTATTCATTCGCGAAAAGTTCTGTCAGTATTATTATTGATAGACTATACGATATTACTATTCTTTTATTCCTAGGGATATTTTCATTGGTATATTTTTTTTCTTTATTAGATCCGAACATTGGAATTTTCGTAACTATTTTTATTTTAATAATAGGTTGTCTGATTTTAATTTATTTCCTTAAAAAAGATTTGCGGGATTTATTAAAAAAAGCAGTAAAGTTTTTTCTTTCAAAAGAGAAATATAATAAGCTAGCTAAAGAATGGAATATTTTTAAATCCGATTTTGGGACAGTATTTTCTTCTACTATTGTACCAATGTTTTTATATTCAATATTAGCTTATTTATGTTACTATGTTCAAATTTATGTTGTTGCCTTAGGCTTTGGAGTTAACATTTCATTTATTTATTTAGGTTTATGTTCATCTTTAGCGGCACTTATTTCATTAATTCCTATCTCAATAGGGGGTTTGGGTACGCGGGAGGTAGTATTTCTTTTCTTACTTTCTAAAGTATCCATTTCTTCCGAAACAGCGGTATTAATTTCATTTATTGACGGCGGCGTTTTTGCTGTTATTATTACGGGGTTACTAGCATTAATCAGTCATTTTCTTTTAGAATTAAAATATAGATGA
- a CDS encoding glycosyltransferase family 2 protein, translating to MKNLTVIIPVYNEETAIEKTLMELTIYSEKNNWEVLVVNDGSTDNTKNILNSIYSIKVIYHPYNKGYGAALKAGIKNATTDLICFYDADGQHNPNDVEQLILNLDNYDMLVGERQKDSHKEWVRRPGKWLLSKVANFLTGRKIPDLNSGLRLVKRNVILKLLHLFPDGFSFSTTSTIAFLNLGLNVGYYPIKTNKRIGKSSVRQLKHGSNVLLLILRLIILFNPLKVFVPISFLIFMLGIIYEVMQGIVMIESGHERLIPGAFFLMITGILIFFFGLVVDQVSEMRKHQFYE from the coding sequence TTGAAAAATTTGACTGTTATTATTCCAGTATATAATGAAGAAACTGCGATAGAGAAAACTTTAATGGAATTAACGATTTATTCTGAAAAGAATAATTGGGAAGTATTAGTTGTAAATGATGGTTCAACTGATAACACAAAAAATATTCTTAACAGTATTTACTCTATTAAGGTAATTTATCACCCCTATAATAAAGGCTACGGAGCGGCTTTGAAGGCAGGAATAAAAAACGCTACAACAGATTTAATATGTTTTTATGATGCTGATGGCCAACACAATCCAAATGATGTCGAACAATTAATTCTTAATTTAGATAACTACGATATGTTGGTGGGAGAGAGACAGAAGGATTCTCATAAAGAGTGGGTTCGTAGACCGGGGAAATGGTTACTGTCCAAAGTAGCAAATTTTCTTACCGGAAGAAAAATACCGGATTTAAATTCTGGATTAAGACTCGTTAAGAGAAATGTAATATTAAAATTACTTCATTTATTCCCGGATGGATTTTCTTTTTCAACAACAAGTACAATAGCTTTTTTGAATTTGGGTTTAAATGTTGGTTATTACCCCATTAAAACTAATAAAAGAATAGGCAAAAGCTCCGTTAGGCAATTAAAGCATGGTTCAAATGTATTACTATTAATTCTGCGATTAATAATTCTTTTTAACCCCCTTAAGGTGTTTGTTCCTATTAGTTTTTTAATATTTATGCTTGGAATAATTTATGAGGTAATGCAGGGAATTGTCATGATTGAATCCGGGCATGAGAGATTAATACCCGGAGCATTTTTTTTAATGATAACAGGTATATTAATTTTCTTTTTTGGACTTGTCGTTGATCAGGTTTCCGAGATGCGTAAGCATCAATTTTACGAGTAA